From one Leptospiraceae bacterium genomic stretch:
- a CDS encoding thioredoxin family protein — MIHKLFLLLALLFAPNLFSEENPYSKMEFSFKNPIVLRTGGEIDFEVKANLPPKHYLYLSHANADAIGIITTFSFAPDLGFQLIETKRPLGVKKLDEMVLKDNGVFAFKIFELGTKKEGSTTKVPLSIRTQICEEKENGICYPPKTFTKEILIEIREGKKKIGFRTTDPINWEANFQAATAKAKSSNLNIYAIITEPSWCGACRYMDKEAFAKPEVQAVLREKFIPWKVSDNEYGRVPTGSGSFGIPMFFVLDNTGKSLGKWSGARDAKGLLPLLKPFEKSSSEPEPTPIKPPAPPEPDATELEIKSNDGSKCALTYGKNYIWMAKKAGDFHNNGTFRFGINNREIKVKQFSRDANQRKAYPVKLTTNGFRIEKTDSKEFWVGECKQASLQGKVEGSDIEFTIEK; from the coding sequence ATGATACATAAACTATTTCTACTTCTAGCTTTACTCTTTGCACCTAATTTATTTTCAGAAGAAAACCCCTATTCCAAAATGGAATTCAGTTTTAAAAATCCAATCGTTCTTAGGACAGGGGGAGAGATTGACTTTGAGGTAAAGGCTAATTTGCCGCCGAAGCATTACCTGTATTTGAGTCATGCCAATGCAGATGCGATTGGAATTATTACTACGTTTAGTTTTGCTCCTGATTTAGGATTTCAGTTAATAGAAACGAAAAGACCACTAGGTGTTAAGAAATTAGATGAAATGGTTTTAAAGGATAACGGTGTGTTTGCCTTTAAAATATTTGAACTAGGAACTAAAAAAGAAGGCTCTACTACAAAAGTTCCTTTGAGCATTCGAACCCAAATCTGCGAAGAAAAAGAAAATGGCATTTGTTATCCACCTAAGACATTTACCAAAGAAATTCTGATTGAGATTAGAGAGGGCAAAAAGAAAATTGGATTTAGAACCACAGATCCAATCAACTGGGAAGCAAATTTTCAAGCTGCCACAGCAAAGGCAAAATCATCTAACTTAAATATCTATGCAATCATCACAGAGCCTAGTTGGTGTGGCGCCTGTCGTTACATGGACAAGGAAGCATTTGCAAAACCAGAAGTGCAAGCTGTCTTAAGAGAAAAATTCATTCCATGGAAAGTAAGTGATAACGAATACGGAAGAGTTCCAACAGGAAGCGGAAGCTTTGGAATTCCTATGTTCTTTGTTCTGGATAATACCGGTAAGTCTCTCGGAAAATGGTCAGGCGCAAGAGATGCAAAGGGGTTACTCCCATTACTAAAACCATTTGAAAAATCTAGCTCAGAACCAGAGCCTACTCCCATTAAGCCGCCCGCACCTCCAGAGCCAGATGCAACCGAATTAGAAATCAAATCCAATGATGGAAGCAAATGTGCATTAACCTATGGAAAAAATTATATCTGGATGGCAAAAAAAGCTGGCGACTTTCATAATAATGGAACCTTTCGTTTTGGAATCAACAATCGAGAAATAAAAGTAAAACAATTCAGTCGAGATGCCAACCAGAGAAAAGCATATCCAGTTAAGCTAACCACAAATGGCTTTCGCATTGAGAAAACAGACTCAAAAGAATTCTGGGTAGGCGAATGCAAACAGGCTTCTCTTCAAGGCAAAGTCGAGGGCAGCGACATAGAATTTACAATTGAGAAATAA
- a CDS encoding WYL domain-containing protein, which yields MEIGQKPDKLSHIKQSLELGSIIAFSDDYISSNEILTKYSLFSEKSLSKDESTIKRAIKTIHSFLNLKIFESKPSFGYRLKKEFRDNRDWILPIFTQYLFISELESLNYFMEPVSFHLDSKSLYYLYLFQCAKNNRKTIHFEYVKYLENEPKIKSLQVYAIIQRGRKLFVMGLDTQNGDVRHYIFTQITKVIKIDLESNYDLPDSEFISNFYSDSIEAYEGVPSQKVVLKLSKNSETFLTKEYFHKSQKFYRDKNDCLLLEMYINNAEELFSLVSRFMVDIEIIEPIAWREKYIDNIKNALLLHQKIG from the coding sequence GTGGAAATCGGACAAAAGCCTGATAAACTCAGTCATATCAAACAATCCTTAGAGCTTGGAAGCATCATTGCTTTTTCTGACGATTATATTTCTTCCAATGAGATATTAACAAAATATAGTTTGTTCAGTGAAAAAAGTTTAAGCAAAGATGAATCAACAATCAAGCGAGCTATTAAAACGATTCATTCTTTTTTGAACTTAAAGATATTTGAATCAAAACCATCTTTCGGCTACAGACTGAAAAAAGAATTTAGGGATAATCGTGATTGGATTCTGCCTATTTTTACGCAATACCTTTTCATTTCAGAGTTAGAGTCCTTGAATTATTTCATGGAGCCGGTTTCCTTTCATTTAGATAGCAAATCACTTTATTATTTATACTTGTTCCAATGCGCAAAGAATAATAGAAAGACGATTCATTTTGAATACGTAAAATATTTAGAGAACGAACCAAAAATAAAATCCTTACAGGTTTATGCAATTATACAAAGAGGAAGAAAGCTCTTTGTTATGGGACTTGATACACAAAATGGAGATGTGAGGCATTATATTTTCACGCAGATAACGAAAGTTATAAAAATTGATCTAGAGAGTAATTATGATTTGCCTGACTCTGAATTTATTTCCAATTTTTATTCCGATAGCATCGAAGCGTATGAAGGTGTTCCTTCTCAAAAAGTGGTATTGAAATTAAGCAAGAACTCAGAAACATTTCTAACAAAGGAATACTTCCATAAATCACAAAAATTCTATCGAGACAAGAACGACTGTCTACTTTTGGAAATGTATATAAATAATGCCGAAGAACTATTCTCTCTTGTCTCCCGATTCATGGTGGATATTGAAATCATCGAACCTATTGCTTGGCGAGAAAAATATATAGATAACATAAAAAACGCATTGCTTTTACATCAAAAAATTGGATAA